The Mauremys reevesii isolate NIE-2019 linkage group 1, ASM1616193v1, whole genome shotgun sequence genome has a segment encoding these proteins:
- the PTHLH gene encoding parathyroid hormone-related protein isoform X1 gives MGRFQDREDTMFTKLFQHWSFAVFLLSYSVPCYGRSLEGTSRRLKRAVSEHQLLHDKGKSIQDLRRRIFLQNLIEGVNTAEIRATSEVSPNPKPPTNTKNYPVRCGSEDEGKYLTQETNKAQTYKEQPLKTSGKKKKPKPGKRKEQEKKKRRTRSAWPNSRGSGNGNEGVPLLDISGTTHDHNLRRR, from the exons GTTCCAAGACCGAGAGGATACAATGTTCACTAAACTGTTCCAGCATTGGAGTTTCGCAGTCTTCCTGCTGAGTTATTCTGTCCCCTGTTATGGGAGATCACTAGAGGGGACCAGCCGCAGACT CAAAAGAGCTGTATCAGAGCATCAGCTACTGCATGACAAAGGGAAGTCTATCCAAGATCTACGAAGGAGGATCTTCCTTCAAAATCTCATTGAAGGTGTTAACACAGCGGAGATCCGGGCTACTTCAGAAGTTTCTCCAAACCCTAAGCCTCCGACTAACACAAAGAACTACCCTGTCCGATGTGGCAGTGAAGATGAGGGTAAATACCTGACTCAGGAGACAAACAAAGCTCAGACATACAAAGAGCAGCCCCTGAAGACatcaggaaagaagaagaaaccaAAGCCTGGAAAACGCAAggaacaagaaaagaaaaagaggcgaacCCGCTCAGCATGGCCAAATTCTAGAGGGTCTGGTAATGGAAATGAAGGGGTCCCCCTCTTGGACATCTCTGGTACTACACATGATCACAATTTAAG GAGGCGTTGA
- the PTHLH gene encoding parathyroid hormone-related protein isoform X2, producing MGRFQDREDTMFTKLFQHWSFAVFLLSYSVPCYGRSLEGTSRRLKRAVSEHQLLHDKGKSIQDLRRRIFLQNLIEGVNTAEIRATSEVSPNPKPPTNTKNYPVRCGSEDEGKYLTQETNKAQTYKEQPLKTSGKKKKPKPGKRKEQEKKKRRTRSAWPNSRGSGNGNEGVPLLDISGTTHDHNLR from the exons GTTCCAAGACCGAGAGGATACAATGTTCACTAAACTGTTCCAGCATTGGAGTTTCGCAGTCTTCCTGCTGAGTTATTCTGTCCCCTGTTATGGGAGATCACTAGAGGGGACCAGCCGCAGACT CAAAAGAGCTGTATCAGAGCATCAGCTACTGCATGACAAAGGGAAGTCTATCCAAGATCTACGAAGGAGGATCTTCCTTCAAAATCTCATTGAAGGTGTTAACACAGCGGAGATCCGGGCTACTTCAGAAGTTTCTCCAAACCCTAAGCCTCCGACTAACACAAAGAACTACCCTGTCCGATGTGGCAGTGAAGATGAGGGTAAATACCTGACTCAGGAGACAAACAAAGCTCAGACATACAAAGAGCAGCCCCTGAAGACatcaggaaagaagaagaaaccaAAGCCTGGAAAACGCAAggaacaagaaaagaaaaagaggcgaacCCGCTCAGCATGGCCAAATTCTAGAGGGTCTGGTAATGGAAATGAAGGGGTCCCCCTCTTGGACATCTCTGGTACTACACATGATCACAATTTAAGGTAA
- the PTHLH gene encoding parathyroid hormone-related protein isoform X3, with protein MFTKLFQHWSFAVFLLSYSVPCYGRSLEGTSRRLKRAVSEHQLLHDKGKSIQDLRRRIFLQNLIEGVNTAEIRATSEVSPNPKPPTNTKNYPVRCGSEDEGKYLTQETNKAQTYKEQPLKTSGKKKKPKPGKRKEQEKKKRRTRSAWPNSRGSGNGNEGVPLLDISGTTHDHNLRRR; from the exons ATGTTCACTAAACTGTTCCAGCATTGGAGTTTCGCAGTCTTCCTGCTGAGTTATTCTGTCCCCTGTTATGGGAGATCACTAGAGGGGACCAGCCGCAGACT CAAAAGAGCTGTATCAGAGCATCAGCTACTGCATGACAAAGGGAAGTCTATCCAAGATCTACGAAGGAGGATCTTCCTTCAAAATCTCATTGAAGGTGTTAACACAGCGGAGATCCGGGCTACTTCAGAAGTTTCTCCAAACCCTAAGCCTCCGACTAACACAAAGAACTACCCTGTCCGATGTGGCAGTGAAGATGAGGGTAAATACCTGACTCAGGAGACAAACAAAGCTCAGACATACAAAGAGCAGCCCCTGAAGACatcaggaaagaagaagaaaccaAAGCCTGGAAAACGCAAggaacaagaaaagaaaaagaggcgaacCCGCTCAGCATGGCCAAATTCTAGAGGGTCTGGTAATGGAAATGAAGGGGTCCCCCTCTTGGACATCTCTGGTACTACACATGATCACAATTTAAG GAGGCGTTGA